Proteins from a genomic interval of Bradyrhizobium sp. CCGB01:
- the galE gene encoding UDP-glucose 4-epimerase GalE: MTDRPTVLVTGGAGYIGSHACRALSAAGYQPVVYDNLSTGHRSFVAGPLVTGDLLDGAALARAFADHKVTAVMHFAAASLVGESMTDPQKYYINNVQGTLSLLQAMRNAGCHRIVFSSTGAVYGNADSKELPEDFPCAPINPYGASKWMIERMLADYRAAYGFGAFCLRYFNASGADPAGGIGELRDNETHLIPRAMMALQGHVDFAVFGDDYDTPDGTAIRDYIHVTDLAAAHVAALKLLETGHAGGSFNLGTGSGFSVREILNAIRQETGREVPHTMKPRRAGDPTYLVADASAARKVLNFVPRHSDLASVIRTAWAWHQKAHPLRSR, from the coding sequence ATGACCGACCGACCGACCGTCCTCGTCACAGGAGGCGCGGGCTATATTGGCTCGCATGCCTGCCGTGCACTGTCTGCCGCCGGCTATCAGCCCGTCGTTTATGACAATCTCTCGACAGGTCATCGCAGCTTCGTCGCCGGCCCGCTGGTGACCGGCGATCTGCTCGACGGCGCCGCGCTGGCGCGCGCCTTCGCCGACCACAAGGTCACCGCGGTGATGCATTTCGCGGCGGCGAGCCTCGTCGGCGAGTCCATGACCGATCCGCAGAAATACTACATCAACAACGTGCAGGGTACGCTGTCGCTGTTGCAGGCGATGCGCAACGCGGGCTGCCATCGCATCGTGTTCTCCTCGACCGGCGCCGTCTACGGCAACGCCGATTCCAAGGAGCTGCCGGAGGACTTCCCCTGCGCACCGATCAATCCCTACGGCGCGTCGAAATGGATGATCGAGCGCATGCTCGCCGATTATCGCGCAGCCTACGGGTTCGGCGCGTTCTGCCTGCGCTATTTCAACGCCAGCGGCGCCGACCCGGCCGGCGGCATCGGCGAGCTGCGTGACAACGAAACGCATCTCATTCCGCGCGCCATGATGGCGCTGCAGGGCCATGTCGACTTCGCCGTGTTCGGCGACGATTACGACACGCCCGACGGCACCGCGATCCGCGACTATATCCACGTCACCGACCTCGCCGCGGCGCATGTCGCTGCGCTCAAGCTCCTGGAAACGGGACATGCCGGCGGCAGCTTCAATCTCGGTACCGGCTCCGGCTTTTCGGTCCGCGAGATCCTGAACGCCATCAGGCAGGAGACCGGGCGCGAGGTGCCGCACACCATGAAGCCGCGCCGCGCCGGCGATCCCACCTATCTGGTCGCCGACGCCTCCGCCGCGCGAAAAGTGCTGAACTTCGTGCCGCGCCATTCCGACCTCGCCTCGGTCATCCGGACCGCCTGGGCCTGGCACCAGAAGGCGCATCCGCTCAGGTCGCGTTAA
- a CDS encoding WecB/TagA/CpsF family glycosyltransferase — MLERRVNLDGRAATADVPRITIGGLRMAALDLEATADFMIEATDPRHRIGRPLHLTSANGEVLARCSTEPETERLFRGADLINADGQPLVAASKLQSWFPLPERVATTDLFHVVARKAEAIGRTFYMFGASEAENAAAVENVRKMYPNLKIVGYSHGYLRGDALRAKVEEINALAPDYLWVALGVPNEQAFVEEYTPLLTNVGVIKTSGGLFNFLSGSRSRAPQWMQNIGLEWAWRTWLEPRRLFWRYLTTNPRALYLLFSRKRPSNR, encoded by the coding sequence ATGCTTGAGCGCCGCGTCAATCTGGACGGACGGGCTGCAACTGCCGACGTGCCGCGGATCACCATCGGCGGCCTCCGCATGGCCGCGCTCGACCTGGAAGCCACCGCCGATTTCATGATCGAGGCCACCGATCCCAGACATCGCATCGGCCGTCCGCTGCATCTGACCTCGGCCAATGGCGAGGTGCTGGCGCGCTGCTCGACCGAGCCGGAGACAGAACGCCTGTTCCGCGGCGCTGATTTGATCAACGCCGACGGCCAGCCACTGGTGGCGGCCTCAAAACTGCAATCCTGGTTTCCACTGCCCGAGCGCGTCGCGACCACGGACCTGTTCCACGTCGTCGCGCGCAAGGCGGAAGCGATCGGCCGCACCTTCTACATGTTCGGCGCCAGCGAGGCCGAGAACGCCGCTGCGGTCGAGAACGTCCGGAAGATGTACCCAAACCTCAAGATCGTCGGCTACAGCCACGGCTATCTGCGTGGCGACGCCCTGCGCGCCAAAGTCGAGGAGATCAACGCGCTCGCGCCGGATTATCTCTGGGTTGCGCTCGGCGTGCCCAACGAGCAGGCATTCGTCGAGGAATACACGCCGCTGCTGACCAATGTTGGCGTTATCAAGACCTCCGGCGGATTGTTCAACTTTTTATCGGGCAGCCGGTCCCGCGCACCGCAATGGATGCAGAACATCGGACTCGAATGGGCCTGGCGCACCTGGCTCGAGCCGCGCCGCCTGTTCTGGCGCTATTTGACCACCAACCCCCGCGCGCTCTATCTTCTCTTCAGCCGCAAACGACCTTCAAATCGCTGA
- a CDS encoding GAF domain-containing protein — MQTTLARTFAALSAINEAILYAKSPDELYQKVCDAGFSSGDFLAVAVFLIGPDGRRLQFAAGCGDDISRLRSIVITTEAGTPEGAGVGGEAFRDQKLCVSNDYLNDPRSLAWRAGAATAQIGAAAALPLLCNGKSVGVLYVTRREANSLSEQMVSLFERMSANISYVLEIFARETARQAGERAMRRLNRMFGAISATNEAILRAKSEQELYQLVCDASVHGGKSLATIVLLREPDSHWMTPVASTGENLELVTQARYSIDPENPYGRGISGEVFRTQKAIVEDDLASRTRGTPWEQANVNTGVAACVVAPLIRHGESVGVLLFFISRSWAEDEEIVALLLRMAENVSFALENFGREAEKARIAAEEERLARMYAALSATNEAILRARSRSELFDLVCEATAKGAKFTSVTVALADHRAELLRVVACYGPNADQVRNFKFSTSDEVPEGRGLTGTAFRTRQPAVSNDVLSDDRIAPWQASARRNGIASSAALPLFNGDRVEGVFLFNSPERDTFTDEFVELLRKLQANVAFALENFDRADETAKADKQRNRLSGMFEALSATNEAIMRAKTREELFEVACQAAVLGDVFASATIGIMDESGELVRVVAVKGRLQERMFGRTCVVSADHPEGHGIIGTSLRTRRPSVINDYLNDPRSAHWHAKATEDGTRAAASFPLLRAGLEPIGILLFLAPEENTFTPDLVELLGRLAENVSFALDNFDRAEEKARTEAQKERLTRMFAALSATNEAIMRAKSRAELFDLVCLAASNGAKFTSTTIALARAGSDQLEIVSAAGPSAETTRNVRLSIDPERPEGRGMSGTAFRTRQPCISNDYRNDDRVSAFQAIVQGDGARSGAAFPLITHDQPVGVMIYMSTEQETFTAEFVELLQRLADNVSFAMENFDRADEKNEADERIEYLASHDSLTDLPNRETFNGLLREAIDEAQRHDHRFAVLFIDLDRFKVINDSLGHEAGDLLLLEVANRLRGVLRASDVVARLGGDEFVVILDQCGEIDDVQRIATALLAALAEPMELAGHECHTTASIGIAMYPANGSDVQTLTKNADMAMYLAKEDGKNGYRFFSKEVKTQSIERLSLESALRRALEREQFSLNYQPKVDMETGQITGVEALLRWTHPDLGSISPAQFIPLAEETGLIVPIGRWVVKEACAQAMAWQRRGLLPVSMAVNLSPRQFVDEHLLQDVDEALAASGMSPVLLQLEVTESMMMRNVGRALKVLDAIQSRGIRLAIDDFGTGYSSMSLMKHFPIDTIKIDRSFVRDLPQDSEDQAIAQAIISMGKALGMTVVAEGVENAEQEAFLRTHGCDEMQGFLISKPVPAREMAELLRPMVLPVAPPLQPEPDYAAEQAAALRLKRAVI, encoded by the coding sequence GTGCAGACGACCCTCGCGCGCACCTTTGCAGCGTTGAGCGCCATCAACGAAGCGATCCTCTACGCGAAATCGCCGGACGAGCTGTACCAGAAGGTCTGCGACGCCGGGTTTTCGAGCGGGGACTTTTTGGCCGTCGCCGTGTTCCTGATAGGACCGGATGGCCGGCGATTGCAGTTTGCGGCCGGCTGTGGCGATGACATTTCGCGGCTGCGCTCCATCGTGATTACGACGGAAGCCGGCACGCCCGAAGGGGCGGGCGTTGGCGGCGAAGCATTTCGTGATCAGAAGCTGTGCGTCAGCAACGACTATCTGAACGATCCGCGTTCTCTGGCGTGGCGCGCGGGTGCGGCAACAGCCCAGATCGGCGCTGCTGCGGCGCTTCCGCTGCTCTGCAACGGCAAGAGCGTCGGCGTGCTGTACGTGACCCGCAGGGAAGCCAACTCGCTGAGCGAGCAGATGGTGTCGCTGTTCGAGCGCATGTCGGCCAACATTTCCTATGTACTGGAGATTTTCGCGCGCGAGACTGCACGGCAGGCCGGTGAGCGGGCGATGCGCCGGCTCAACCGCATGTTCGGTGCCATCAGCGCGACCAACGAGGCGATCCTGCGCGCCAAATCCGAGCAGGAGCTGTACCAGCTCGTGTGCGACGCCTCCGTGCACGGCGGCAAGTCGCTGGCGACCATCGTCCTGCTCCGCGAACCGGACTCGCACTGGATGACTCCGGTCGCGTCCACGGGAGAGAATCTCGAACTGGTGACCCAGGCGCGCTACTCGATCGATCCGGAGAATCCTTACGGCAGGGGCATCTCCGGTGAGGTGTTCCGGACGCAGAAGGCCATCGTCGAGGACGATCTCGCCAGCCGCACCAGGGGAACGCCGTGGGAGCAGGCCAACGTCAACACCGGCGTCGCCGCCTGCGTGGTCGCGCCGCTGATCAGGCACGGCGAAAGCGTCGGCGTGCTCCTGTTCTTCATCAGCCGCTCCTGGGCCGAGGACGAGGAGATCGTCGCGCTCCTCCTGCGCATGGCGGAGAACGTCTCGTTCGCGCTCGAGAATTTCGGGCGCGAGGCCGAGAAGGCCAGGATCGCCGCGGAAGAAGAACGTCTGGCGCGCATGTATGCGGCGCTCAGCGCCACCAACGAGGCGATCCTGCGCGCGCGGTCGCGCTCCGAGCTGTTCGACCTCGTCTGCGAGGCGACGGCGAAGGGAGCCAAGTTCACCTCGGTCACCGTTGCGCTCGCCGATCATCGCGCCGAGCTGTTGCGTGTCGTCGCCTGTTACGGGCCGAATGCGGATCAGGTCCGCAACTTCAAGTTTTCCACGTCAGATGAGGTGCCCGAAGGGCGGGGACTGACGGGCACTGCGTTCCGCACCCGCCAGCCCGCGGTCAGCAACGACGTGCTCTCCGATGACCGCATTGCGCCGTGGCAGGCCAGCGCCCGCCGCAACGGCATTGCGTCCTCCGCGGCGTTGCCGCTGTTCAACGGCGACCGGGTCGAGGGCGTATTCCTGTTCAACTCGCCGGAGCGCGACACCTTCACGGACGAATTCGTCGAGTTGCTGCGCAAGCTCCAGGCCAATGTCGCCTTCGCGCTGGAGAATTTCGACCGCGCCGACGAGACCGCGAAGGCCGACAAGCAGCGCAATCGGTTGAGTGGCATGTTCGAGGCATTAAGCGCCACGAACGAAGCCATCATGCGCGCCAAGACCCGGGAGGAGCTGTTCGAGGTCGCATGCCAGGCTGCCGTGCTCGGCGACGTCTTCGCATCGGCGACAATCGGCATCATGGACGAAAGCGGCGAGCTTGTTCGCGTCGTAGCGGTCAAGGGGCGCCTCCAGGAGCGAATGTTCGGGCGTACATGCGTCGTCTCTGCCGACCATCCGGAGGGGCATGGAATTATCGGCACGTCGCTACGGACCCGACGGCCGAGCGTCATCAACGACTATCTGAACGATCCGCGGTCGGCGCATTGGCACGCCAAGGCGACCGAAGACGGCACGCGGGCCGCTGCCAGCTTCCCGCTTCTGCGGGCGGGGCTGGAACCGATCGGTATTCTGCTCTTCCTTGCACCGGAGGAGAATACGTTCACGCCCGACCTGGTCGAGTTGCTCGGACGTCTGGCCGAGAACGTCTCCTTTGCACTCGACAATTTCGATCGCGCCGAGGAGAAGGCCCGCACCGAGGCGCAGAAGGAGCGCCTGACACGCATGTTCGCGGCACTGAGCGCCACCAATGAGGCGATCATGCGGGCGAAGTCGCGCGCCGAGCTGTTCGATCTCGTCTGCCTCGCGGCATCGAACGGCGCCAAGTTCACCTCGACCACGATCGCGCTGGCCCGCGCCGGCAGCGACCAGCTCGAGATCGTGAGCGCGGCGGGGCCGTCTGCCGAGACGACGCGCAACGTCCGTCTTTCCATCGACCCGGAGCGCCCGGAGGGGCGCGGGATGAGCGGAACCGCCTTCCGCACGCGCCAGCCCTGCATCAGCAACGACTACCGCAACGACGACCGCGTCAGCGCTTTCCAAGCCATCGTTCAGGGCGACGGTGCGCGCTCCGGCGCCGCGTTCCCGCTGATCACGCACGACCAGCCCGTCGGCGTCATGATCTACATGTCGACCGAGCAGGAGACTTTCACGGCCGAGTTCGTTGAGCTGTTGCAGCGCCTCGCCGACAACGTCTCCTTTGCGATGGAGAATTTCGATCGCGCCGACGAGAAGAACGAGGCCGACGAGCGGATCGAATACCTCGCCTCGCATGACAGCCTGACCGACCTGCCGAACCGCGAGACCTTCAACGGGCTGTTGCGGGAGGCGATCGACGAAGCCCAGCGCCACGATCACCGTTTCGCGGTACTGTTCATCGATCTCGACCGCTTCAAGGTCATCAACGATTCGCTCGGCCATGAGGCCGGCGATCTGCTCCTGCTGGAAGTGGCGAACCGGCTGCGCGGTGTGCTGCGGGCAAGCGACGTGGTCGCACGCCTCGGCGGCGACGAGTTCGTGGTGATCCTCGACCAGTGCGGCGAGATCGACGACGTCCAGCGCATCGCGACCGCGCTGCTCGCGGCGCTCGCCGAGCCGATGGAGCTGGCCGGCCACGAGTGCCACACCACGGCGTCGATCGGCATCGCGATGTATCCGGCCAACGGCTCCGACGTGCAGACGCTGACCAAGAACGCCGATATGGCGATGTATCTCGCCAAGGAAGACGGCAAGAACGGCTATCGCTTCTTCTCCAAGGAGGTGAAGACGCAGTCGATCGAGCGGCTGTCGCTCGAGAGCGCACTGCGCCGGGCGCTGGAGCGCGAGCAGTTCTCGCTGAACTACCAGCCCAAGGTCGACATGGAGACCGGCCAGATCACCGGCGTGGAAGCGCTGCTGCGCTGGACGCACCCGGATCTCGGCAGCATCTCGCCGGCGCAGTTCATCCCGCTTGCGGAAGAGACCGGGCTGATCGTGCCGATCGGCCGCTGGGTGGTGAAGGAGGCCTGCGCGCAGGCCATGGCCTGGCAGCGCCGCGGCCTGTTGCCGGTATCGATGGCGGTCAATTTGTCGCCGCGCCAGTTTGTCGACGAGCATCTGTTGCAGGACGTCGACGAGGCGCTGGCCGCCAGCGGCATGTCGCCGGTGCTGCTCCAGCTTGAAGTCACCGAGAGCATGATGATGCGCAATGTCGGGCGTGCGCTGAAGGTTCTCGACGCCATCCAGAGCCGCGGCATCCGCCTCGCCATCGACGATTTCGGCACCGGCTATTCGTCGATGTCGCTGATGAAGCATTTCCCGATCGACACCATCAAGATCGACCGCTCCTTCGTGCGCGACCTGCCGCAGGACTCGGAGGATCAGGCGATCGCGCAGGCGATCATCAGCATGGGCAAGGCGCTCGGCATGACCGTGGTCGCTGAGGGCGTCGAGAATGCCGAGCAGGAGGCGTTCCTGCGCACCCATGGCTGCGACGAGATGCAGGGCTTCCTGATCTCCAAGCCGGTGCCGGCGCGCGAGATGGCCGAACTGCTGCGGCCGATGGTCTTGCCTGTCGCGCCGCCGCTCCAGCCGGAGCCGGACTATGCTGCCGAACAAGCCGCGGCGTTACGGCTGAAACGCGCTGTCATCTGA
- a CDS encoding Ldh family oxidoreductase — translation MPIVKADRLTRISAALLRAAGASEEEADAVAVGCVNANLAGHDSHGVIAVPTYIDRIKAGHIVPGAKWSIVQESPTTTVIDGQWGFGFHVNAKAMALTIEKAKTANVAACTVFRQSHVGRLAAYPLMAMREGMIGIATADSGRSPKHVAPFGGKEARLGTNPISIAVPSDLGAPFYLDMATSAVAAGKIQLAVARGEEIPTGWIIDAEGRHTTDPTQYRKGGALLPLGGTEGYKGSGLAAMVEVLCGLLTGLGFGVEPTGRHNDGCFMAVFNVAAFRPLKDFKREVTEFAHYLKSTPPSEGSKGVFYPGEIEGLREQQRLRDGIEIEDATWEKLRALADEYRLGTVLDLA, via the coding sequence ATGCCCATCGTCAAGGCCGACCGCCTCACGCGCATCAGCGCAGCACTGCTCCGCGCCGCCGGCGCTTCCGAGGAAGAGGCCGATGCAGTGGCCGTCGGCTGCGTCAACGCCAATCTCGCCGGCCATGACTCCCACGGCGTGATCGCGGTTCCGACCTACATCGATCGCATCAAGGCAGGCCATATCGTTCCCGGCGCCAAATGGTCCATCGTCCAGGAATCGCCGACCACGACCGTGATCGACGGCCAGTGGGGGTTCGGCTTCCACGTCAACGCCAAGGCGATGGCGCTGACGATCGAGAAGGCGAAGACGGCGAACGTCGCCGCCTGCACCGTGTTCCGGCAAAGTCATGTCGGCCGCCTCGCCGCCTATCCGTTGATGGCGATGCGCGAAGGCATGATCGGGATTGCGACGGCGGATTCCGGCCGCTCGCCGAAGCACGTGGCGCCGTTCGGCGGCAAAGAGGCGCGGCTCGGCACCAACCCGATCTCGATCGCGGTGCCGTCCGATCTCGGCGCGCCGTTCTATCTGGACATGGCAACCTCGGCGGTTGCGGCCGGCAAGATCCAGCTCGCCGTCGCCCGCGGCGAGGAGATTCCGACGGGATGGATCATCGATGCCGAGGGACGGCACACCACCGACCCCACGCAATATCGCAAGGGCGGCGCGCTGCTGCCGCTCGGCGGCACCGAGGGCTACAAGGGCAGCGGCCTCGCCGCGATGGTCGAGGTGCTGTGCGGCCTGCTCACCGGTCTCGGCTTCGGCGTCGAACCGACGGGACGTCACAATGACGGCTGCTTCATGGCGGTGTTCAACGTCGCCGCGTTCCGCCCGCTGAAGGATTTCAAGCGCGAGGTCACCGAATTCGCGCACTATCTGAAATCCACGCCGCCCTCCGAAGGCAGCAAGGGCGTGTTCTATCCCGGCGAGATCGAGGGGTTGCGCGAGCAGCAACGCCTGCGCGACGGCATCGAGATCGAGGATGCGACCTGGGAGAAGCTGCGCGCGCTGGCGGACGAGTACCGGCTCGGTACCGTCCTCGATCTGGCCTGA
- a CDS encoding LLM class flavin-dependent oxidoreductase, with protein sequence MTRQMVLVGFLQAQNCTNLPSSWRHPDSRDDSMSADYYQEIARILEAGKFHMAFFDDRLAMPDRYGNDHAHTVEYGIRCVKMDPLIVLTTMGMVTDKLGLGATCSTTYYEPFDVARRYATLDLMSGGRAGWNVVTSLNDGEALNMGRDSHPEHDSRYDKADEFMEVVLGHWDTWEDGALIMDKKSGRFADPSKVKRLDHKGAAFKSRGPFTVPRSDQGHPVIIQAGASGRGQRFAGRWGEVIFTAARNLAGAKEGYAAVRNEAAKAGRDPDQMFLCNLTTPVCAATKAEAEDKMALINKLPLEIDALSLLAEALNYDFASKDLDEPLTTDELKSMQGILGIRDGVLKNSGKSNPSARDFVTFSGRGQVHDAMVGGPKEIADRLEEMFVERGCDGFVIAATYVPGSYADFVRHIVPELQRRGLFQKDYRGKTLRENLGLKRPAAGAWKVQPRDAAE encoded by the coding sequence ATGACGCGGCAGATGGTACTTGTCGGCTTCCTCCAGGCGCAGAACTGCACGAATTTGCCGAGCTCGTGGCGGCATCCGGACTCGCGCGACGATTCGATGTCGGCGGACTATTATCAGGAGATCGCCAGGATCCTCGAAGCCGGCAAGTTCCACATGGCGTTCTTCGACGATCGGCTGGCGATGCCCGATCGCTACGGCAACGATCACGCCCATACCGTCGAATACGGCATCCGCTGCGTGAAGATGGATCCGCTGATCGTGCTGACCACGATGGGCATGGTCACCGACAAGCTCGGCCTGGGAGCAACCTGCTCGACCACCTATTACGAGCCGTTCGACGTTGCCCGCCGCTACGCGACGCTCGACCTGATGTCCGGCGGGCGCGCGGGCTGGAACGTCGTGACCTCGCTCAATGACGGCGAGGCGCTGAATATGGGCCGGGACTCCCATCCCGAACACGACTCGCGCTACGACAAGGCCGACGAATTCATGGAGGTCGTGCTCGGCCATTGGGACACATGGGAAGACGGCGCGCTCATCATGGACAAAAAGAGCGGCCGCTTTGCCGATCCGAGCAAGGTGAAGCGGCTCGATCACAAGGGTGCGGCCTTCAAGTCGCGCGGGCCGTTCACCGTACCCCGCTCGGACCAGGGCCATCCTGTCATCATCCAGGCCGGCGCGTCGGGCCGCGGCCAGCGCTTTGCCGGCCGATGGGGCGAGGTGATCTTCACGGCAGCACGCAATCTCGCCGGCGCCAAGGAAGGCTATGCCGCCGTGCGCAACGAGGCCGCGAAAGCCGGCCGCGATCCCGACCAGATGTTCCTCTGCAATTTGACGACGCCGGTCTGCGCCGCGACCAAGGCTGAGGCCGAGGACAAGATGGCGCTGATCAACAAGCTGCCGCTCGAGATCGACGCGCTGTCGCTGCTCGCGGAAGCGCTCAACTACGATTTCGCGTCCAAGGATCTCGACGAGCCGCTGACGACGGACGAGTTGAAGAGCATGCAGGGCATTCTGGGCATCCGCGACGGCGTGCTGAAGAACTCCGGAAAGAGCAATCCGAGCGCGCGCGACTTCGTCACCTTCTCCGGCCGCGGCCAGGTTCATGACGCGATGGTCGGCGGCCCCAAGGAGATCGCGGACAGGCTGGAAGAGATGTTCGTCGAGCGCGGCTGCGACGGGTTCGTCATCGCCGCGACCTATGTGCCCGGCTCCTACGCTGACTTCGTGCGGCATATCGTACCGGAATTGCAGCGCCGCGGCCTGTTCCAGAAGGACTATCGCGGCAAGACGCTGCGGGAAAATCTCGGGCTGAAGCGGCCCGCCGCCGGCGCCTGGAAGGTACAGCCGCGCGATGCCGCGGAATAA
- a CDS encoding exopolysaccharide transport family protein, whose translation MLDYNQPIDRAGPETPRQGTQAGFNVLELVNLLWRRKVAIAAAALLGATLAVTVGKSLTPRYTATAQLYVDPRELQLVDRELTPRAQDVSGMAMVVESQARLITSNSVLLQVIQQAGLDKDPEFGGGDAKSLMSSLLGLIGLHPPVPSAAEKKEVQLAALDALNRHITIRKTEKSFIVDIEVWSTDPAKAAMLANTLTSVYLAESRNSQASAARRATNDLSGRLKELRERLRSAETALATYKAQNNFVGTQDALISDQQLSASNQRLSAARAATMDAQARLDQIEASRRTAADAGAIPEALQSPTIANLRAQYADARKKYAEQAGELGPRHPALRQTEKQVEDLKRTINEEIDRFAQSAKNDLTRARDFEASLNRALEAQKRQSVQLSQAAVRLRELEREADASRDVYQSFLKRSRETEEQETLNTSAARVIGEATVPQRRSFPPAMSMFAMIGFIFGALAAASWFVAAELLSAGATAPAAPTPARRERAQAPRAPEPPRPPEIASPPQVSHAPEVAQVLPELAAPSLQPEMDENTLIGKPLIARLQEADVIHTLGAILATGGGVDLTRLGWPTLRPGFPLTTLLNAWRDMRTAVARRAGGKAMPVIALVGAGETTGRSVTALNFALAAARDGARVLMIDADHQAHSLSNKVSRPGKSEPSRLGWLSIGSKAAREIKTVNGISVLPAAESDAGKATEAMRKAIEQARSAGGYDLVVLDGPVTPLDAGGRKLLDDADALVAVLPTSLDINDGLEEILNTLGRAERKLVGVVLDELTPATQARQRGRQYA comes from the coding sequence ATGCTTGACTATAACCAGCCGATCGATCGGGCCGGACCGGAGACCCCGCGACAGGGGACACAGGCCGGCTTCAATGTGCTGGAGCTCGTCAATCTGCTCTGGCGGCGGAAGGTCGCGATCGCCGCTGCCGCCCTGCTCGGTGCGACGCTCGCCGTCACCGTCGGCAAGAGCCTGACGCCCCGCTACACCGCCACGGCACAGCTCTATGTCGACCCGCGCGAGCTTCAGCTCGTCGATCGCGAGCTCACGCCGCGCGCGCAGGACGTCTCCGGAATGGCGATGGTGGTGGAGAGCCAGGCGCGGCTGATCACCTCCAACAGCGTACTGCTCCAGGTGATCCAGCAGGCCGGCCTCGACAAGGATCCGGAATTCGGCGGCGGTGACGCCAAGAGCCTGATGTCGTCGCTGCTCGGCCTGATCGGCCTTCATCCTCCCGTTCCCTCCGCCGCGGAGAAGAAGGAAGTGCAGCTTGCGGCGCTCGACGCGCTGAACCGGCACATCACCATCCGCAAGACCGAGAAGAGCTTCATCGTCGACATCGAGGTCTGGTCGACCGATCCCGCAAAGGCGGCGATGCTCGCCAACACGCTGACCAGCGTCTATCTCGCAGAATCCCGCAACTCGCAGGCTTCGGCCGCACGGCGCGCCACCAACGATCTCTCTGGCCGCTTGAAGGAGCTGCGCGAGCGGCTGCGTAGCGCGGAGACCGCGCTTGCGACCTACAAGGCCCAGAACAATTTCGTCGGCACCCAGGACGCGCTGATCAGCGACCAGCAGCTCTCCGCCAGCAACCAGCGGCTTTCCGCCGCCCGCGCGGCGACGATGGATGCGCAGGCGCGGCTCGACCAGATCGAGGCGAGCCGCCGCACCGCAGCGGATGCCGGCGCGATCCCCGAGGCGCTGCAATCGCCGACCATCGCGAATTTGCGCGCGCAATATGCCGACGCGCGCAAGAAATATGCGGAGCAGGCCGGCGAGCTCGGCCCGCGCCATCCGGCGCTGCGCCAGACCGAGAAGCAGGTCGAGGACCTCAAGCGCACCATCAACGAAGAGATCGACCGCTTCGCCCAGTCCGCCAAGAACGATCTGACGCGCGCCCGCGACTTCGAAGCCTCGCTCAACCGGGCGCTGGAAGCGCAGAAGCGGCAGAGCGTCCAGCTCAGCCAGGCCGCCGTGCGTCTGCGCGAGCTCGAGCGCGAGGCCGATGCCAGCCGCGACGTCTATCAGTCCTTCCTCAAGCGCTCGCGCGAGACCGAGGAGCAGGAGACCCTGAACACCTCGGCGGCCCGCGTCATCGGCGAAGCCACGGTGCCGCAGCGGCGCTCGTTCCCGCCGGCAATGAGCATGTTCGCCATGATCGGCTTCATTTTCGGCGCGCTCGCCGCGGCAAGCTGGTTCGTCGCGGCCGAGTTGCTGTCCGCCGGCGCGACCGCGCCGGCTGCGCCGACACCAGCCCGTCGTGAGCGCGCACAGGCTCCGCGCGCACCAGAGCCGCCGCGGCCTCCGGAGATTGCTTCGCCCCCGCAAGTTTCACACGCTCCGGAAGTTGCGCAGGTTTTGCCGGAACTTGCCGCGCCATCGCTGCAGCCCGAGATGGACGAAAATACGCTGATCGGAAAGCCTCTGATCGCGCGTCTCCAGGAGGCCGACGTCATTCACACGCTCGGCGCCATTCTCGCCACCGGCGGCGGCGTCGATCTCACCCGGCTGGGCTGGCCGACACTGCGCCCCGGCTTTCCCCTGACGACGCTGCTCAATGCGTGGCGTGACATGCGCACCGCTGTCGCCCGCCGTGCGGGCGGCAAGGCGATGCCGGTCATCGCGCTCGTCGGCGCGGGCGAGACCACCGGGCGCAGCGTGACCGCGCTGAATTTCGCCCTCGCGGCCGCGCGCGATGGCGCCCGCGTGCTGATGATCGATGCCGACCATCAGGCACACTCGCTCTCGAACAAGGTGAGCCGCCCCGGCAAGAGCGAGCCGAGCAGGCTCGGCTGGCTCTCGATTGGCAGCAAGGCCGCGCGCGAGATCAAGACGGTCAACGGCATCTCGGTGCTGCCGGCCGCCGAAAGCGATGCCGGCAAGGCGACCGAGGCGATGCGCAAGGCCATCGAGCAGGCGCGCTCCGCCGGCGGCTATGACCTCGTTGTCCTCGACGGCCCCGTGACGCCGCTCGACGCAGGCGGCCGCAAGCTGCTCGACGATGCCGACGCGCTGGTGGCCGTGCTGCCGACCAGCCTCGACATCAACGACGGCCTGGAAGAAATCCTGAACACGCTCGGCCGCGCCGAGCGCAAGCTCGTCGGCGTCGTGCTCGACGAACTCACCCCCGCAACCCAAGCGCGCCAGCGAGGCAGACAATATGCTTGA